A region from the Cervus elaphus chromosome 10, mCerEla1.1, whole genome shotgun sequence genome encodes:
- the EIF2AK1 gene encoding eukaryotic translation initiation factor 2-alpha kinase 1 isoform X3, giving the protein MPGGVSGVAEREAEGDAAGAVPAPPAIDFPAEGSDPKYDESDVPAELQVLKGPLQQPTFPFAVANQLLLVSLLEHLSHVHEPNPLRSRQVFKLLCQTFIKMGLLSSFTCSDEFSSLRLHHNRAITHLMRSAKERVRQGPCEDNSHIQKIRAREVAFEAQTSRYLNEFEELAVLGKGGYGRVYKVRNKLDGQYYAIKKILIKGATKTDCMKVLREVKVLAGLQHPNIVGYHTAWIEHVHVAHRQADRLSLQLPSLEVISDQKDPSAHYEVKSDGSNSSSIIFAELTSEEEKSLREPGVEDNQNNGLVNYSSSVVARDAGDFESSLELRESDVTDGSSRPIVGRRLPLRHSSDPEENFTSTEESSEENLNMLGQTEVQYRLMLHIQMQLCELSLWDWIAERHGRGRQSAEESACPYVMASVATKIFQELVEGVFYIHNMGIVHRDLKPRNIFLHGPDQQVKIGDFGLACADIIQKNTDWGGADGARTPTHTSRVGTCLYASPEQLEGSEYDAKSDMYSLGVILLELFQPFGTEMERAHVLTGLRTGQIPEALSKRCPVQAKYIQHLTRKNSAQRPSAIQLLQSELFQNSGNVNLTLQMKILEQEKEIQELRKQLSLLSQNKGVKGDMRDGGVPI; this is encoded by the exons AGTCTGATGTTCCCGCAGAACTCCAGGTGCTGAAAGGGCCCCTGCAGCAGCCCACCTTCCCTTTTGCAGTTGCCAACCAACTCTTGCTGGTTTCTCTGCTGGAGCACCTGAGCCATGTGCACGAGCCAAACCCACTTCGTTCCAGACAGGTGTTTAAAT TACTTTGTCAGACCTTTATCAAAATGGGGCTACTGTCGTCCTTCACCTGCAGCGATGAGTTCAGCTCGTTGCGGCTACATCACAACAGAGCTATTACGCATTTGATGAGGTCAGCTAAGGAGAGAGTTCGCCAG GGTCCTTGTGAGGATAATTCTCATATCCAGAAGATCAG AGCAAGGGAAGTAGCCTTTGAAGCACAGACCTCACGTTACTTAAATGAATTTGAAGAGCTAGCCGTCTTAGGAAAAGGTGGATATGGAAGAGTATACAAG GTCAGGAATAAATTAGATGGTCAGTactatgcaattaaaaaaatcctGATTAAGGGTGCAACTAAAACAGATTGCATGAAG GTCCTGCGGGAGGTTAAGGTGCTGGCCGGTCTTCAGCATCCTAATATCGTTGGCTATCACACGGCCTGGATAGAACACGTTCACGTGGCCCACAGGCAAG caGATAGACTTTCTCTCCAGTTGCCATCCCTGGAAGTGATCTCTGACCAGAAAGACCCGAG cGCTCATTATGAGGTTAAAAGTGATGGAAGTAACAGCTCATCCATTATTTTTGCCGAATTGacctcagaagaagaaaaatcctTACGAGAACCTGGTGTTGAAGACAATCAGAATAATGGATTGGTGAACTACAGCTCCAGTGTAGTCGCCAGAGATGCTGGTGACTTCGAATCCTCACTTGAGCTCCGCGAAAGTGATGTGACTGATGGGTCTTCCAGACCCATTGTTGGGCGTCGGCTGCCGCTTCGGCATAGCTCTGACCCAGAGGAGAACTTCACATCCACTGAGGAATCTTCTGAAGAAAACCTCAACATGTTGGGGCAGACAGAG GTGCAGTACCGCCTGATGCTGCACATCCAGATGCAGCTCTGCGAGCTCTCGCTGTGGGACTGGATCGCCGAGAGACACGGCCGGGGCCGGCAGAGTGCGGAGGAGTCCGCCT gtCCTTATGTTATGGCCAGTGTTGCAACAAAAATTTTTCAGGAATTGGTGGAAGGTGTATTTTACATACATAACATGGGAATTGTACACAGAGATCTGAAG CCcagaaatattttccttcatGGCCCTGATCAGCAAGTAAAAATAGGAGACTTTGGCCTGGCCTGTGCAGACATCATCCAGAAGAACACAGACTGGGGTGGTGCAGATGGGGCGA GGACGCCAACACACACCTCCAGAGTGGGTACGTGTCTGTACGCTTCCCCCGAACAACTGGAGGGATCCGAGTATGATGCCAAG TCAGATATGTATAGCTTGGGCGTGATCCTGCTGGAGCTCTTTCAGCCATTTGGGACAGAAATGGAGCGAGCACACGTTTTAACAGGTTTGAGGACTGGACAGATCCCCGAGGCCCTCAGTAAAAGGTGTCCCGTCCAAGCCAAGTACATCCAGCACTTAACCAGAAAGAACTCAGCCCAGAGGCCATCCGCCATCCAGCTGCTGCAGAGCGAGCTCTTCCAAAACTCTGGAAAC GTTAATCTCACCCTACAGATGAAGATACTCGAGCAGGAGAAAGAAATTCAGGAACTAAGGAAGCAGCTCAGTCTCCTGTCTCAGAACAAAGGGGTAAAGGGTGACATGAGAGATGGGGGCGTGCCCATCTAG